A region of Moorena producens PAL-8-15-08-1 DNA encodes the following proteins:
- a CDS encoding CHAT domain-containing protein yields the protein MMSKLGKLPKSLHYTIWLGLLTFFIVTMVVPALAHPDHSVLGSRLKVGGNQEIVSAISNPQTLVVQPADHSSELLEQGKTLYEAGRFAEAAAVWQQAAVGFEQQGDEVGQALSLSYLSLADQRLGKWEQAQSAIDQSLKILQRPELREEGSILAQALTIQGSLRNAMGQTESALESWQDSEATYQSLGDEVGILGSQINQAQALQTMGFYRRSRKLLEAVNEKLQAQDDSLLKVKGLRSLGVALQVVGHVHESREVLEQSLAIAQKLDSPTDTSDILFSLGNTSRNLKEPETALKYYQQVVRKATSPQIQTEAQLNQLSLYLELDEHKKAIALLPAIESNLAQQPPSRTTVYAAVNFAESLSKLAAASTRQSQGVPIPIQKAAKILARAVQQAMELGDPTAQAYAMTQLGSLYEQTQQWSEALRLTENALQIAQGNHASDIAARAAWQLGRLHKQQGDINEAIAAYDSAVKTLQSLRSDLVAINPDVQFSFTETVEPIYRELVELLLQPSVTTPEPGGVSRVKGSGEISQDHLKKAMQVIESLQLAELENFFQEACLKGQPRQIDQIDQKAAVIYPIILPERLEVIVSVPGQALRHYQTYIPQAELEQFFRRMRQSLNRAFSEPARLKLYQQAYDLLIRPVESELEDYGITTLVFVLDGTLRNLPMSALYDGQQYLIEKYSIALSPGLQLLDPRSLESKQIQAITAGLSEGRQGFKPLPAVKRELEQISSKISTTVLLNQEFTDSNLQNAVDAKPFPVLHLATHGQFSSTADETFVLAWNDRINVRQFNSLLRSREREDTNPIELLVLSACQTARGDNRAVLGLAGVAVRSGARSTLATLWAVRDESTAQLMAEFYKYLAQAGVTKAEALRRAQLALLKGEYNHPVYWAPFVLVGNWL from the coding sequence ATGATGAGCAAGTTAGGTAAGCTTCCCAAATCTCTTCACTATACTATCTGGTTAGGATTACTAACCTTTTTTATAGTGACTATGGTAGTTCCTGCTCTAGCCCATCCTGATCATTCGGTACTGGGGAGTAGACTAAAGGTCGGTGGAAACCAGGAAATCGTTAGTGCTATTTCTAATCCCCAAACCCTTGTGGTACAACCCGCCGACCATAGTTCAGAGTTGCTAGAGCAAGGCAAAACTCTCTATGAAGCCGGACGATTTGCTGAGGCGGCTGCTGTCTGGCAACAGGCAGCTGTTGGTTTTGAGCAACAAGGTGATGAAGTGGGACAAGCTTTGAGCTTGAGCTATCTGTCCTTAGCTGACCAACGATTGGGAAAATGGGAGCAAGCCCAGAGTGCTATTGACCAAAGTTTGAAGATTTTGCAGCGTCCAGAACTTAGGGAGGAAGGGTCAATTTTGGCTCAAGCGCTGACTATTCAGGGAAGTCTCAGAAATGCTATGGGACAAACGGAATCTGCCCTGGAAAGTTGGCAAGACTCAGAAGCTACCTATCAATCTCTAGGAGATGAGGTTGGCATATTGGGTAGCCAGATTAACCAGGCTCAAGCCCTACAAACGATGGGCTTCTACAGGCGATCGCGAAAACTATTAGAAGCTGTCAATGAAAAGCTCCAAGCTCAAGATGATTCCCTGCTTAAAGTCAAGGGATTGCGGAGTTTGGGAGTGGCTTTGCAAGTAGTAGGACATGTACACGAATCCAGGGAAGTTTTAGAGCAAAGTTTGGCCATCGCCCAGAAGTTAGATTCTCCCACCGATACCAGTGACATTCTTTTCAGCTTGGGAAATACTTCCAGAAACTTAAAAGAGCCGGAAACTGCCTTGAAGTATTACCAACAAGTGGTGAGAAAAGCAACTAGCCCACAAATTCAAACTGAAGCCCAACTCAACCAACTCAGCCTTTATCTAGAACTAGACGAGCACAAGAAAGCGATCGCACTATTGCCTGCCATTGAATCTAATCTAGCTCAGCAGCCCCCCAGTCGAACCACAGTCTACGCTGCGGTCAACTTTGCTGAGAGCTTGTCAAAGTTGGCAGCTGCTTCAACTAGACAGTCACAAGGGGTGCCTATACCCATTCAAAAAGCCGCCAAAATTCTGGCACGAGCAGTGCAACAAGCCATGGAATTGGGGGATCCAACAGCTCAAGCTTATGCCATGACTCAGTTAGGTTCATTGTATGAACAAACCCAGCAGTGGTCCGAGGCTTTGAGGTTAACAGAGAATGCTCTACAGATTGCCCAAGGTAATCATGCCTCAGATATTGCTGCTCGTGCCGCTTGGCAACTGGGGAGGCTGCACAAACAGCAGGGGGATATCAACGAAGCGATCGCAGCTTACGATTCAGCGGTCAAAACTCTCCAGTCACTGCGCTCAGACTTAGTCGCTATCAATCCAGATGTCCAATTTTCTTTCACTGAAACTGTTGAACCGATCTATCGAGAGCTAGTCGAATTACTACTGCAACCCTCTGTCACCACCCCTGAGCCAGGAGGGGTATCCCGGGTAAAAGGGTCAGGGGAAATTAGTCAAGACCACCTGAAAAAGGCGATGCAAGTTATTGAATCGCTGCAATTAGCCGAATTAGAGAACTTTTTCCAGGAAGCCTGTTTAAAAGGTCAACCGAGGCAGATCGACCAGATTGACCAGAAAGCGGCAGTTATTTATCCTATTATCTTGCCAGAACGGTTAGAGGTGATCGTTTCTGTGCCAGGACAAGCGCTCCGTCACTACCAAACTTATATACCTCAAGCTGAGCTAGAGCAGTTTTTCCGACGGATGCGACAATCCCTGAATAGAGCTTTTTCTGAGCCAGCACGTCTCAAGCTCTATCAGCAAGCTTATGATTTGCTGATTAGACCTGTAGAATCTGAGTTAGAAGACTACGGCATCACAACTCTAGTATTTGTGCTAGATGGTACTTTGCGGAATTTACCCATGTCCGCTCTTTATGATGGTCAACAGTATCTGATCGAGAAATATAGCATAGCTCTAAGTCCAGGATTGCAGCTTTTAGATCCACGCTCCCTTGAATCGAAACAGATCCAAGCTATAACTGCTGGGCTGAGTGAGGGTCGCCAAGGTTTTAAGCCGTTGCCAGCAGTAAAGCGAGAATTAGAACAGATTTCGTCAAAAATTTCCACAACAGTGCTTTTGAATCAGGAGTTTACTGATAGCAACCTCCAAAACGCCGTTGATGCAAAACCTTTCCCAGTATTGCATCTGGCAACCCACGGTCAGTTTAGTAGTACTGCCGATGAGACGTTTGTTTTAGCCTGGAACGATCGAATTAATGTCCGGCAATTCAATTCACTACTGCGCTCAAGAGAAAGAGAAGACACTAATCCCATTGAATTATTGGTACTCAGTGCTTGTCAAACTGCTAGAGGGGATAATCGTGCCGTCTTGGGGTTAGCTGGAGTAGCAGTACGTTCGGGAGCACGGAGTACCTTAGCCACCCTATGGGCAGTAAGGGATGAATCGACTGCTCAGTTGATGGCTGAATTTTACAAGTATCTGGCTCAAGCAGGTGTAACTAAAGCTGAAGCGTTGCGCCGTGCTCAGTTAGCGCTATTGAAAGGGGAATACAACCATCCTGTCTACTGGGCTCCCTTTGTGTTAGTGGGAAATTGGTTGTAA
- a CDS encoding hybrid sensor histidine kinase/response regulator yields the protein MTINKVEQATILIVDDNPTNLKVLSEAIANSGWEILVATDGETAIDQSEYARPDLILLDVMMPGMDGFETCRRLKSNPATNEIPVIFMTALNDTVDKIKGLSLGAVDYITKPFQTEEVLARLKVHLQLHFLTKQLEDQNLYLEERVAERTADLQQANQQLRELEAQLRKALAQEQEFNHLKSRMIIAISHEYRTPLTSILSSSELLEAYCDRWDKSKQSQHFQRIREAVQRITDLMGNVMFLNKAEFEQLEFQPTPLDLGVFVRDLVDDMQQHYGEQHRLILNIDQQCGRPLFDSKLLLQILTHLIDNAIKYSPNGGKVLIKFACQNNQVIFEVSDDGIGIPRKDQHNLFNAFHRGSNVENISGSGLGLAIVKKCVDIHGGTISLNSDVSVGTTFTVMLPRRVLDADQLLKVTRKSIPDYQSGSHFLH from the coding sequence ATGACTATCAATAAAGTTGAGCAAGCCACTATCTTGATCGTTGATGACAATCCCACGAATCTGAAAGTGTTGTCAGAAGCGATCGCAAATTCGGGATGGGAAATCTTGGTAGCAACTGATGGTGAAACGGCTATCGATCAGAGCGAATATGCAAGACCAGATCTGATTTTGTTAGATGTAATGATGCCGGGAATGGATGGTTTTGAAACCTGCCGCCGACTGAAATCTAATCCGGCAACTAATGAAATACCAGTGATTTTTATGACTGCTCTGAATGATACGGTTGATAAAATAAAAGGTTTGTCCCTGGGGGCTGTAGATTACATCACCAAGCCGTTTCAGACTGAAGAAGTGTTAGCCCGTCTCAAGGTGCATTTACAACTGCATTTCCTGACCAAACAACTAGAAGACCAAAATCTGTACTTAGAGGAACGGGTAGCGGAACGCACTGCTGATCTACAACAGGCAAACCAGCAACTGCGAGAATTAGAAGCTCAGCTACGCAAAGCTCTAGCCCAAGAACAAGAATTCAATCATCTGAAATCTCGGATGATCATAGCCATTTCCCATGAGTACCGCACGCCCTTGACCAGCATTCTCTCCAGTTCTGAACTGCTGGAAGCCTACTGCGATAGATGGGATAAATCTAAGCAAAGCCAACATTTTCAACGGATCCGAGAAGCTGTTCAACGGATAACGGACTTAATGGGTAATGTGATGTTCCTTAATAAGGCGGAATTTGAACAACTGGAGTTTCAGCCTACTCCTTTGGATTTAGGAGTATTTGTGCGTGATCTAGTGGATGACATGCAACAGCACTATGGTGAGCAACATCGCCTGATTTTAAACATTGATCAACAGTGTGGGCGACCGTTATTTGATTCTAAGCTGCTACTGCAAATCCTTACCCATCTGATTGACAATGCCATCAAGTATTCCCCTAATGGAGGTAAGGTTTTGATTAAGTTTGCCTGTCAAAATAACCAAGTTATTTTTGAGGTGAGTGATGACGGGATTGGCATTCCGAGGAAAGACCAACATAATCTGTTTAATGCTTTTCATCGAGGCTCGAATGTAGAAAATATTTCTGGTAGTGGACTGGGGTTAGCTATTGTCAAAAAATGTGTCGATATCCATGGCGGGACAATTAGTCTAAACAGTGATGTCAGTGTTGGCACTACCTTTACGGTAATGCTGCCTCGTAGAGTATTAGATGCGGATCAACTGCTCAAGGTAACTCGAAAGTCCATTCCTGATTACCAATCTGGATCACATTTCCTGCACTGA
- a CDS encoding CHASE2 domain-containing protein — protein sequence MWLHFKERLKQWRFVLIIAPVVAALVTVLDTAGWFQLLEWATLDQFFRLRPVEDIDNRIVIITIDESDLTQLGGWPISDAVLAELIKKIKAYRPQAIGLDIYRDFPVEPGYQKLLEVMKSTPNLIGVKSVLRDKRVAPPPILAQRDQVALADLVLDGDGKVRRSLISAADQSGQDIPTLGVRLSLMYLQAKGINLKKIDGRRESYQLGQARFFNLTQKNAGYQGADLGGYQILLNYRGTQERFNIVSISDVLNNRISPEQLYNRIVLIGMTAPSLNDIFPTPYDSSVTSTVQEMAGVVIHANIASQMLSAALDGRLLLRVWSVNAQGLWIFCCSLIGAVGSWLLPETNWLRKHLLSKLILSILITGGMIVGGSYLVFITGWWIPVISPLMALGLSAILGTNTHNQWQLKQANQQLQDYSRTLEVKVKERTQELETAKVAADVANQAKSEFLANMSHELRTPLNGILGYAQILKRSSNISKSDLDGIGIIHQCGSHLLTLINDILDLSKIEARKLELHKSDLHFASFLMGVVEICRIRAQEKSISFIYHADPQLPVAIYGDEKRLRQVLINLLGNAIKFTDTGSVTFQVRLIVSPLNGDRSHTIRFQIEDTGVGMTPEQLKKIFLPFEQVGDTKKQSEGTGLGLAISMKLISLMGSEIKVESTLGEGSKFWLDLELAIATESLEQETVVYSSNIVGIKGKPPTTLIVDDHLNNRSLLINLLESIGFRCFEASNGQEGYQQATEIKPDLILTDMVMPIMDGLEMIGAIRKSHQLPNVVIMVVSASAFETDIENSIKAGADAFLSKPINMDYLFNQLQKYLKIDWVYEANNHLESINTENLPLETDEILAPPAEVIEKLFELAKRGNIHGIEKTVVELEQIDKKFSPFANELRQLATSFQVKQIREFIKSFRGEIHDYQ from the coding sequence ATGTGGCTTCACTTTAAAGAGCGTTTGAAGCAATGGCGCTTTGTACTGATAATAGCTCCCGTTGTGGCTGCACTGGTCACTGTTTTGGATACGGCAGGATGGTTCCAGCTACTGGAGTGGGCTACCCTGGATCAATTTTTTCGCCTGCGTCCGGTTGAAGACATTGATAATCGCATTGTGATTATCACCATTGATGAATCGGATCTGACTCAACTTGGAGGATGGCCGATTTCTGATGCTGTTTTAGCTGAGTTAATCAAAAAAATTAAAGCATACCGGCCTCAAGCTATAGGTCTGGATATTTATCGCGATTTTCCAGTGGAACCTGGTTATCAGAAGTTGCTTGAGGTGATGAAGTCCACACCAAACTTGATTGGAGTGAAGTCCGTGCTGAGGGATAAAAGAGTTGCACCACCTCCGATCTTAGCACAACGAGATCAAGTTGCTCTAGCCGATTTGGTGCTAGATGGGGATGGTAAAGTAAGGCGAAGCTTGATATCAGCAGCAGATCAATCCGGTCAGGATATACCTACCTTAGGGGTTAGATTGAGCTTGATGTATCTTCAAGCCAAAGGGATCAATCTCAAAAAAATCGATGGGAGGCGCGAGTCTTACCAATTAGGTCAAGCAAGATTTTTCAATCTAACCCAGAAAAATGCTGGTTATCAAGGTGCAGATCTTGGAGGCTACCAAATATTGTTGAATTACCGTGGCACCCAGGAGCGCTTCAATATAGTTTCCATCAGTGATGTTCTGAACAATAGAATTTCGCCGGAGCAGTTGTACAATCGCATTGTTTTGATTGGTATGACTGCACCGAGCCTTAACGACATTTTTCCGACTCCCTATGATAGCAGTGTGACCTCTACCGTTCAGGAAATGGCTGGTGTCGTTATTCATGCTAATATCGCCAGCCAGATGTTGAGTGCAGCACTTGATGGACGACTTCTGCTGCGAGTATGGTCTGTTAACGCACAGGGGCTATGGATTTTTTGCTGTTCGTTGATCGGAGCCGTAGGAAGTTGGCTATTACCAGAGACTAACTGGTTAAGAAAACATCTCCTGAGCAAATTAATTCTGAGTATTTTGATCACAGGGGGCATGATTGTCGGTGGTAGCTATTTAGTCTTTATAACAGGTTGGTGGATTCCTGTAATTTCCCCATTAATGGCTCTAGGTTTATCGGCAATTTTAGGAACTAATACCCACAATCAATGGCAATTGAAACAAGCTAACCAGCAATTGCAAGATTATTCTCGCACTTTGGAGGTCAAAGTTAAAGAGCGCACCCAAGAATTAGAAACAGCCAAAGTAGCTGCTGATGTGGCTAACCAGGCAAAAAGCGAATTTTTGGCTAACATGAGCCATGAACTGCGCACTCCCCTCAATGGAATTTTGGGATACGCTCAAATCCTCAAACGCTCCTCGAATATAAGTAAATCAGACCTGGATGGCATCGGTATTATTCACCAGTGTGGCTCTCATTTGCTTACTTTAATCAATGATATTTTAGACCTATCGAAAATTGAAGCTCGGAAACTAGAGCTGCACAAAAGTGATCTTCATTTTGCTTCCTTCTTGATGGGCGTGGTAGAAATTTGTCGGATTCGTGCCCAGGAAAAAAGTATATCGTTTATTTACCATGCCGATCCTCAGCTTCCAGTGGCAATTTATGGGGATGAAAAACGCCTGCGGCAAGTTTTAATTAATTTACTGGGTAATGCGATTAAATTTACCGATACTGGAAGTGTAACCTTTCAAGTACGTTTAATTGTTTCACCGTTGAATGGTGACCGTTCCCACACAATCAGGTTTCAAATTGAAGATACTGGTGTAGGAATGACTCCAGAACAATTAAAAAAGATTTTTTTGCCGTTTGAGCAGGTAGGAGATACTAAAAAACAGTCAGAAGGTACTGGCTTGGGATTAGCAATTAGTATGAAACTTATCTCCCTAATGGGGAGTGAAATAAAAGTGGAGAGTACCTTAGGTGAGGGAAGTAAGTTTTGGCTAGATTTGGAACTAGCAATTGCTACGGAATCCCTGGAGCAAGAAACAGTCGTATACAGCAGCAATATTGTTGGCATTAAAGGTAAACCTCCAACCACCTTAATAGTGGATGATCATCTCAACAATCGCTCGTTACTCATTAACCTACTAGAGTCGATTGGATTTCGTTGCTTTGAAGCAAGTAATGGTCAAGAAGGTTATCAGCAAGCAACAGAAATTAAGCCCGATTTAATTTTGACAGACATGGTGATGCCAATTATGGATGGATTGGAAATGATCGGTGCTATTAGAAAATCACACCAACTGCCAAATGTAGTGATTATGGTTGTATCTGCTAGTGCCTTTGAAACTGACATAGAAAACAGTATAAAGGCTGGAGCTGATGCATTTTTATCTAAGCCAATTAATATGGATTATCTTTTTAATCAGTTACAAAAATATTTAAAAATTGATTGGGTTTATGAAGCCAATAATCACCTAGAAAGTATAAATACAGAAAATTTACCCCTGGAGACAGATGAAATTTTAGCTCCACCAGCTGAGGTGATTGAAAAGCTATTTGAATTGGCAAAAAGAGGCAATATCCATGGCATAGAGAAAACAGTGGTTGAACTGGAACAGATCGATAAAAAATTTAGTCCTTTTGCCAATGAATTAAGGCAATTAGCAACTAGCTTTCAGGTTAAGCAAATTCGGGAATTTATCAAATCGTTCAGGGGGGAAATCCATGACTATCAATAA
- a CDS encoding FHA domain-containing protein encodes MSGNSPPLIQTLTPERWAGWSMDFIGAGYIALFVKNGRCVRVWKPGRHVSFALPWLEKCELLLVDSKLRHLPITSQGDFLSRDQYLVNVSLNVMYQVVDAKRVALEISDPIAALTSAVKDSLGVAISHLRMEQLTNQGRVDVRQYILDHVDVYYTVGFSIEDVRVSDISFPNTRGIIRQVEGMSARQEAEHEAVLKMQIANAGRPELSPPPIQQVNILPGGEANSKHSIVNQEVPRATIPDESAPTPSLPIRDQPVLAPTVLFSNPTPASKGRLVNRSSGAIIVLSANPFTIGREPTNTLVLEDAMCSRNHAQILQIPEPQNKVRYQIIDVGSSNGTFVDQQRLTSHQPFWLSAGNVIQIGNQEWTFELP; translated from the coding sequence ATGTCTGGTAACTCACCCCCACTCATTCAAACCCTGACCCCAGAGCGTTGGGCAGGGTGGAGCATGGACTTTATCGGGGCAGGCTATATTGCTTTATTTGTCAAAAATGGTCGGTGTGTGCGGGTATGGAAGCCAGGGCGTCATGTCAGCTTCGCCCTACCCTGGCTAGAAAAATGTGAACTGCTCCTAGTAGACAGCAAACTCCGGCACTTGCCCATTACCTCTCAAGGAGACTTTCTATCCCGCGATCAGTATCTTGTCAATGTCTCTTTGAATGTAATGTATCAAGTCGTAGATGCCAAACGAGTTGCCCTAGAAATATCTGACCCCATTGCTGCCTTAACTAGTGCCGTTAAAGATAGTTTAGGAGTAGCAATTAGTCACCTCAGGATGGAACAGTTAACCAATCAGGGACGAGTAGACGTCCGACAATACATTCTCGACCATGTTGACGTTTACTATACCGTAGGCTTTTCCATCGAAGATGTGCGAGTCAGTGACATCAGCTTTCCTAACACACGAGGGATAATTCGTCAAGTCGAAGGGATGAGTGCTCGACAGGAAGCAGAACATGAAGCGGTTCTAAAAATGCAGATTGCCAATGCTGGTCGCCCAGAACTCTCCCCACCACCAATCCAGCAAGTCAATATCCTCCCTGGTGGAGAAGCTAACTCTAAACACTCCATTGTCAATCAGGAAGTACCTAGGGCTACAATTCCAGACGAATCAGCCCCCACACCCAGTCTGCCCATTCGCGATCAACCAGTACTTGCCCCAACCGTACTTTTTTCCAATCCTACCCCAGCAAGCAAGGGGCGTTTAGTAAACCGTTCATCCGGTGCCATCATTGTTTTGTCTGCTAATCCTTTCACTATTGGTAGAGAACCCACGAACACCCTAGTGTTAGAAGATGCGATGTGTTCTCGCAACCATGCCCAAATTCTCCAAATTCCAGAGCCTCAGAACAAAGTGCGCTACCAAATCATTGATGTGGGTAGTTCCAATGGTACTTTTGTAGACCAACAGCGGCTTACTTCCCATCAACCCTTTTGGCTCAGTGCAGGAAATGTGATCCAGATTGGTAATCAGGAATGGACTTTCGAGTTACCTTGA
- a CDS encoding DUF928 domain-containing protein, with product MRLPLCFTLLFLGMTLIHSLPSQAVMFQNGKNPAPKTGRGGASRGEDICFSDAKTTTSSVTPLMPATNVGLTVAERPTLLVYVPQTSAKEAFLSFEDEQRNHHYQTFIRLPNQPGVMAVQLPPEARALEVGKNYQWSLVMICGEYLEPDSPEVTGWVRRVEANSTLMNQKTLKASLKKASLLAESGIWVDTISTMADLRRAEPKNSVYRSHWEELLKSQGLTAIANQPLLNK from the coding sequence GTGAGATTACCACTTTGTTTTACTTTACTATTCCTAGGAATGACTCTAATCCACAGTTTGCCAAGTCAGGCGGTGATGTTCCAAAATGGGAAGAATCCAGCACCGAAGACGGGAAGGGGAGGAGCTTCCCGGGGTGAAGATATTTGTTTCTCTGACGCTAAAACCACTACTTCATCAGTCACACCGCTGATGCCAGCTACTAATGTGGGCTTAACGGTGGCAGAACGTCCAACTTTGCTGGTATATGTTCCTCAGACTTCAGCTAAAGAAGCTTTTTTAAGTTTCGAGGATGAACAGCGAAACCATCATTACCAGACCTTTATACGTCTGCCTAATCAGCCAGGTGTAATGGCGGTTCAATTACCACCTGAGGCTCGAGCACTCGAGGTCGGTAAGAATTACCAGTGGTCTTTGGTGATGATTTGTGGGGAGTATTTAGAACCAGATAGTCCTGAGGTAACTGGATGGGTTCGTCGAGTTGAAGCCAATTCTACCTTGATGAATCAGAAGACATTAAAAGCCTCACTGAAAAAAGCCTCATTGTTGGCTGAATCAGGGATTTGGGTCGATACTATCTCTACCATGGCTGATTTAAGGCGAGCTGAACCAAAAAATTCAGTCTATCGCTCCCATTGGGAAGAACTGTTAAAATCACAAGGACTAACTGCGATCGCTAACCAGCCGTTGCTTAATAAATAA
- a CDS encoding WD40 repeat domain-containing protein has product MVPCYKPSTIAFAEANSPLGYLLVTSISFSPNGKTIASASSDGNVRLWNVENGTLVQTLEAHSSWSTSVSFSPNGKSLASGGDDTIVKLWNLETTEPQTLNSHLDNVTSVSFSPNGKILASASNHRTVKLWKVADGTELQTLEGHSGWVNSISFSPDGKTLASASEDNTLKLWNLDLDLDDLIRLGCDWLTNYLATHPEEEEIRKICQHG; this is encoded by the coding sequence ATGGTACCCTGCTACAAACCCTCGACCATCGCCTTTGCTGAAGCTAATTCACCTCTGGGATATCTACTGGTTACCAGCATCAGTTTCAGTCCTAATGGCAAAACCATAGCTTCTGCTAGTTCCGACGGCAATGTCAGGCTTTGGAATGTCGAAAATGGCACTCTAGTGCAAACCCTTGAAGCTCATAGTAGTTGGAGTACAAGTGTAAGTTTTAGTCCCAATGGTAAGAGTTTGGCTTCCGGTGGTGATGATACTATAGTGAAGCTGTGGAATTTAGAGACCACTGAGCCACAAACCCTCAACAGTCATCTGGATAATGTCACCAGTGTAAGTTTCAGCCCCAATGGCAAGATTCTTGCTTCTGCCAGTAATCACCGCACCGTGAAACTTTGGAAGGTAGCAGATGGAACCGAGCTGCAAACCCTTGAAGGTCATAGCGGTTGGGTCAACAGCATTAGTTTCAGCCCCGATGGCAAGACCTTAGCTTCTGCCAGTGAGGATAACACTCTCAAACTATGGAATTTGGATCTAGACCTAGATGATTTAATTAGGCTGGGTTGCGACTGGCTCACAAATTACCTTGCTACTCATCCAGAAGAAGAAGAAATACGTAAGATTTGCCAGCATGGTTGA
- a CDS encoding ABC transporter ATP-binding protein yields MLNSRLKKLLLYLRPYWRQSALGIFALLIVNGLGVYIPLLIRDTIDELSQTLSFDQVGSFVLLILILTSLMWGIRMVSRILLFGVGRKVEFDLKQRIFGHLLTLEPAYFSQNTIGDLINRATSDVDNIRRLLGFAVLSLANTVFAYGLTLPVMIAIDPWLTFLALAVYPLMLIIVKLFSEKLRSQQQEVQEKLSNLSELIQEDMSGIAMIKIYAQEENERRAFHQLNQQLLGANLNLARTRNFLFPIIEALTYLSLLVLLSIGPGSIESGAISIGDFVALIIYTERLVFPTALLGFTITAYQRGEVSIDRIESILLAQPRITNAPDSVSLPTPVRGQLKAVNLSYTYPSSKTPALKNVTFTINAGETVAIVGAIGSGKSTLANALPRLLDIQASQLFLDGYDTTKLPLQDLRNAIAYVPQDSFLFSTSIKNNICYGIPISEYSEVEYAASQSQIHPEIMNFPQQYETIVGERGITLSGGQRQRTALARALLMDAPVLILDDALSSVDNQTATQILDNLSEGVQRKTVIFISHQLSAAAKADRILVMDAGEIVQTGSHGELLQQPGIYRFLWEQHQLEEVLQ; encoded by the coding sequence ATGCTGAATTCCCGTCTGAAAAAACTGCTGCTTTACCTGCGCCCATACTGGCGACAGTCAGCCCTAGGTATTTTTGCCCTCCTTATTGTCAATGGACTTGGTGTTTATATCCCCTTATTGATCAGGGATACTATTGACGAGTTGAGTCAAACCTTGAGCTTCGACCAAGTCGGGAGCTTTGTGCTGCTTATTTTGATACTCACCTCATTGATGTGGGGGATTCGGATGGTTTCGCGCATCCTATTGTTTGGGGTGGGGCGCAAAGTGGAATTTGACCTCAAGCAGCGGATTTTTGGGCATTTGCTGACATTGGAACCAGCCTATTTTTCTCAAAACACCATAGGTGATTTGATTAACCGAGCCACCAGCGATGTGGATAATATTCGGCGTCTATTGGGTTTTGCAGTTTTGAGTCTGGCGAATACGGTGTTTGCCTACGGTTTGACTCTGCCGGTTATGATTGCCATTGATCCGTGGTTGACGTTCTTAGCGCTAGCGGTTTATCCGTTGATGTTGATTATTGTCAAGCTATTTAGTGAGAAACTGCGCAGCCAACAACAAGAAGTCCAGGAGAAACTTTCTAACCTCAGTGAGCTGATTCAGGAAGATATGAGTGGTATCGCCATGATTAAAATCTACGCTCAGGAAGAAAACGAGCGTCGTGCGTTCCATCAGCTCAATCAGCAGCTTTTGGGAGCAAATCTCAATTTGGCAAGAACACGAAACTTTCTGTTTCCAATAATTGAGGCTCTTACTTACCTCAGCTTACTGGTGCTGTTAAGCATTGGTCCTGGTTCCATTGAGTCCGGTGCTATTAGTATTGGTGACTTTGTGGCGCTGATTATTTACACTGAACGTTTAGTCTTCCCCACAGCACTGCTAGGGTTTACCATCACTGCTTATCAACGCGGTGAAGTGAGTATTGATCGTATTGAGTCGATTCTATTGGCTCAGCCTCGGATTACAAATGCCCCAGATTCGGTTAGTCTGCCAACGCCAGTAAGGGGTCAGCTCAAGGCTGTAAACTTGAGTTACACTTACCCCAGCAGCAAAACTCCTGCCCTGAAAAATGTTACCTTCACGATTAATGCCGGTGAGACAGTAGCGATTGTGGGAGCCATTGGTTCTGGAAAATCTACCCTGGCTAATGCCTTGCCTCGTTTGCTGGATATTCAAGCTAGTCAACTGTTTTTGGATGGATATGATACTACTAAGCTGCCCTTGCAGGACTTGCGGAATGCGATCGCATATGTTCCTCAAGACAGCTTCTTGTTCAGCACTAGTATTAAAAACAATATCTGCTACGGTATACCAATTAGCGAATACTCAGAGGTAGAATACGCAGCTTCGCAATCCCAAATTCATCCGGAAATTATGAATTTCCCCCAGCAGTACGAAACAATTGTTGGGGAAAGGGGAATAACCCTCTCTGGCGGGCAGCGACAACGTACTGCTTTAGCTAGAGCTCTGCTGATGGATGCACCAGTGCTGATTCTTGATGATGCCCTTTCCAGTGTGGATAATCAGACAGCAACCCAAATACTGGACAATCTTTCCGAAGGAGTCCAGCGCAAAACTGTAATTTTTATCTCCCATCAACTTTCAGCTGCTGCCAAGGCTGACCGGATTTTAGTAATGGACGCAGGGGAAATTGTCCAAACTGGTTCTCATGGTGAACTTCTACAACAACCCGGTATTTATCGCTTTCTTTGGGAGCAGCACCAATTAGAAGAAGTGTTGCAGTAG